In the genome of Ensifer adhaerens, one region contains:
- a CDS encoding branched-chain amino acid transport system substrate-binding protein, with translation MKKLALTTAALVSLLVADHADAKGLTIGVVAPQDGPFAILGRQIMDGAKAQAEAAGNTILPVPESCAPDSGVDVASRLIAGGASVAIGFLCADSLLGSAQALKDAAIPAITLSARSKILFEDAVKHGWPIYSLSPRPGEEASATAGFIADLWPNSAIAILDDGTLNSHELAANIRLDLESKGIKPVLAENFRPSIDNQKILVRRLQKAGVSAVYIVGARSDVATIARDAAGTGITLMGGDQLLAADDGVALPDGVLAVIPERWRDQPAASAIVHALADQQIVAEGYVLPAHAAAQIVNKAETMVSGKQDLAASIAGGSFDTAVGTVTFGKDHFRAEDIYRLMEWRNGAFQTPGQSSAPAGSRSGQTQ, from the coding sequence ATGAAGAAACTTGCCCTGACGACTGCCGCCCTTGTAAGCCTGCTTGTCGCCGACCATGCCGACGCCAAGGGGCTGACGATCGGCGTCGTCGCGCCGCAGGACGGCCCCTTTGCGATCCTCGGCAGGCAGATCATGGACGGCGCGAAGGCACAGGCCGAAGCCGCAGGCAACACGATTCTTCCCGTTCCGGAAAGCTGCGCGCCGGACTCCGGCGTCGATGTCGCCAGCCGGCTGATTGCGGGCGGCGCCTCGGTCGCCATCGGTTTTCTCTGCGCCGATTCCCTCCTGGGCAGCGCGCAGGCGCTGAAGGATGCCGCGATCCCGGCGATCACGCTCTCGGCCCGTTCGAAGATCCTCTTCGAGGATGCGGTCAAGCATGGATGGCCGATCTACTCGCTCAGCCCGCGGCCCGGCGAGGAGGCAAGCGCCACCGCCGGCTTCATCGCAGACCTCTGGCCAAACTCGGCCATCGCCATTCTCGACGACGGAACGCTGAACTCGCACGAATTGGCCGCCAATATTCGCCTGGATCTGGAAAGCAAAGGCATAAAGCCGGTGCTGGCGGAGAATTTCCGACCCAGCATCGACAATCAGAAGATCCTGGTGCGGCGGCTGCAGAAGGCGGGCGTTTCCGCGGTTTATATCGTGGGCGCCCGGAGCGACGTCGCAACGATCGCGCGGGACGCAGCCGGAACCGGAATTACGCTGATGGGCGGAGACCAGCTTCTCGCTGCGGACGATGGCGTCGCCCTGCCCGACGGCGTTCTGGCCGTGATTCCGGAGCGTTGGCGCGATCAGCCGGCAGCGTCCGCGATTGTTCATGCGCTGGCCGATCAGCAGATCGTTGCCGAAGGCTATGTCCTGCCAGCGCACGCCGCAGCGCAGATCGTGAACAAGGCGGAGACCATGGTGAGCGGCAAGCAGGATCTGGCCGCATCCATCGCGGGCGGCAGCTTCGATACGGCGGTCGGCACGGTGACCTTCGGGAAGGACCATTTCCGAGCCGAGGACATCTATCGGCTGATGGAATGGCGCAATGGCGCGTTCCAGACGCCCGGGCAATCCTCCGCCCCGGCAGGCTCCAGGTCCGGGCAGACACAATAA
- a CDS encoding ribulose-5-phosphate 3-epimerase, whose product MKPIRIAPSILASDFSKLGQEVRDVVSAGADWIHLDVMDGHFVPNITFGPDVIKSLRPHTDAVFDCHLMISPADPYLEAFAKAGCDYITVHAEAGPHLHRSLQAIRALGKKAGVSINPATHESVLEYILDDVDLILLMSVNPGFGGQKYIPAVTEKAKRIHAMIGNRPIELEVDGGITPETAPAVAAAGVNAFVAGSAVFKGGSVESYRANISAIRAAAEKGRA is encoded by the coding sequence ATGAAACCCATCCGCATCGCGCCCTCGATCCTTGCATCGGATTTCTCCAAGCTCGGGCAGGAAGTTCGCGACGTCGTTTCCGCAGGCGCCGACTGGATCCATCTCGACGTCATGGACGGGCACTTCGTGCCCAACATCACGTTCGGACCGGATGTCATCAAGTCGCTGCGCCCGCACACGGATGCGGTCTTCGACTGCCACCTGATGATTTCGCCGGCCGATCCCTATCTGGAAGCCTTCGCCAAGGCGGGCTGCGATTACATCACCGTGCACGCCGAAGCCGGTCCGCATCTGCACCGCTCGCTGCAGGCGATCCGGGCGCTCGGCAAGAAGGCCGGCGTCTCGATCAACCCGGCGACGCATGAGAGCGTGCTGGAATACATTCTCGACGACGTCGACCTCATCCTGCTAATGAGCGTCAACCCCGGCTTCGGCGGGCAGAAATACATTCCTGCCGTCACCGAAAAGGCGAAGCGCATCCATGCCATGATCGGCAACCGGCCGATCGAGCTGGAAGTCGATGGCGGGATTACGCCGGAGACGGCACCGGCCGTCGCTGCCGCGGGCGTCAATGCGTTTGTCGCCGGTTCCGCCGTCTTCAAGGGCGGGAGCGTCGAAAGCTACCGCGCCAATATTTCGGCCATCCGCGCGGCGGCTGAAAAGGGCCGTGCATAA
- a CDS encoding xanthine dehydrogenase accessory factor, with protein MRIEILKQLNEAKRARRAAILITDLATGEDRLALEGETLVGLSAEALNKAFLSGKSGLVDEEGKSFFLNVHVPPPRIIVIGAVHISQALAAMAPAAGFDLEIIDPRTAFATPERFAGVKLTADWPEDVLKDTPLDAFTALVAVTHDPKIDDYPLVSSLKTGCFYVGALGSRKTHAKRVERLKEAGCTDAQIARISAPIGLDIGASTPGEIAVAILGDIIQTLRKRAIGARA; from the coding sequence ATGCGCATCGAAATCCTGAAGCAACTGAACGAAGCCAAGCGCGCCCGCCGCGCCGCCATCCTCATCACCGATCTGGCAACGGGCGAGGACCGGCTGGCGCTGGAAGGTGAGACACTGGTCGGCCTCTCGGCAGAGGCGCTGAACAAGGCCTTCCTCTCCGGCAAATCCGGCCTGGTCGATGAAGAGGGCAAGAGCTTCTTCCTCAACGTCCACGTTCCGCCGCCGCGCATCATCGTGATCGGTGCCGTCCATATCAGCCAGGCGCTGGCCGCCATGGCGCCCGCTGCCGGCTTTGATCTTGAGATCATCGACCCGCGCACGGCCTTTGCGACGCCCGAACGTTTCGCCGGCGTGAAGCTGACCGCCGATTGGCCGGAGGATGTGCTGAAGGACACGCCGCTTGATGCCTTCACGGCGCTCGTCGCGGTGACTCACGATCCGAAGATCGATGACTATCCGCTTGTTTCGTCACTGAAAACCGGCTGCTTCTATGTCGGCGCGCTTGGCAGCCGCAAGACGCATGCAAAGCGCGTGGAACGCTTGAAGGAAGCCGGCTGCACGGACGCGCAGATCGCCCGCATTTCGGCCCCCATAGGCCTCGACATCGGTGCCTCCACGCCCGGCGAAATCGCCGTCGCGATCCTCGGCGACATCATCCAGACGCTGCGCAAGCGCGCGATTGGAGCCAGAGCATGA
- a CDS encoding DNA transformation protein has protein sequence MDNDQLEEMFQAVAPISIRRMFGGKGIYSDGEIIAIWLRDRMLLKGDAECAAQYEAQGGVQWTYQHNKTGKDVKMPYWSMPEIGWDDPDEMATLARTALGAALRSR, from the coding sequence ATGGATAACGATCAGCTTGAGGAGATGTTTCAGGCCGTCGCCCCCATCTCCATTCGCCGCATGTTTGGCGGCAAGGGCATCTATAGCGATGGCGAGATCATCGCGATCTGGCTGCGCGACCGCATGCTACTCAAGGGCGACGCCGAATGCGCCGCGCAATACGAAGCTCAAGGCGGTGTGCAATGGACCTACCAGCACAACAAGACCGGCAAGGACGTCAAGATGCCCTACTGGTCCATGCCCGAGATCGGCTGGGACGACCCCGACGAGATGGCGACGCTTGCCCGCACGGCGCTCGGCGCGGCGCTGAGAAGCCGATAA
- a CDS encoding cob(II)yrinic acid a,c-diamide reductase: protein MLSAPGIDPKLYRDAMARYAGHVQIVTTAHEGVRRGVTITAACSVSDSPAMVLVCLNRHNASNDIFVESGVFALNTLAAHHRDLADAFAGFAKLPVEERFAMGEWDELVTGAPTLKDSIATYDCRIVDTKSVSTHNIFFGEVVGLRLGSKDQSLVYMDRSYHAI, encoded by the coding sequence GTGTTGAGCGCACCCGGCATCGATCCGAAGCTCTATCGCGACGCCATGGCGCGCTATGCCGGCCACGTGCAGATCGTCACGACCGCCCATGAAGGCGTGCGTCGCGGCGTGACGATCACCGCCGCCTGCTCGGTCTCCGACAGTCCCGCCATGGTCCTCGTCTGCCTCAACCGCCACAATGCCAGCAACGACATCTTCGTCGAAAGCGGCGTCTTCGCGCTGAATACGCTCGCCGCCCATCACAGAGATCTTGCCGATGCCTTCGCCGGCTTTGCAAAACTGCCGGTCGAGGAGCGCTTCGCCATGGGCGAGTGGGACGAACTGGTGACGGGCGCGCCGACACTGAAGGATTCGATCGCGACGTACGATTGCCGCATCGTCGATACGAAGTCGGTGTCGACCCACAATATCTTCTTCGGCGAGGTCGTGGGCCTGCGGCTCGGCTCCAAAGATCAGTCTCTTGTTTATATGGACCGGAGCTATCACGCGATATAG
- a CDS encoding predicted sulfurylase small subunit, molybdopterin cytosine dinucleotide biosynthesis: MNDMAGFDDPLLIAEGWKNEGRDVALATVIETWGSAPRPVGSHLVIDGEGNFHGSVSGGCVEGAVITEAMDVIGSGSARMLEFGVADETAWRVGLSCGGRIRVYVEKVA, encoded by the coding sequence ATGAACGACATGGCCGGTTTTGACGATCCGCTTCTCATCGCGGAAGGCTGGAAAAATGAGGGGCGCGATGTGGCGCTGGCGACCGTGATCGAGACCTGGGGCTCCGCGCCGCGCCCGGTGGGCAGCCATCTGGTGATCGACGGCGAGGGCAATTTCCACGGCTCCGTCTCCGGCGGCTGCGTCGAGGGCGCGGTGATCACCGAGGCGATGGATGTGATCGGATCGGGCAGTGCGCGGATGCTGGAATTCGGCGTGGCGGACGAGACGGCATGGCGTGTCGGCCTCTCCTGCGGCGGCCGAATCCGTGTTTATGTCGAAAAGGTCGCCTGA
- a CDS encoding MoxR-like ATPase, with product MTGMTARPLPQSIDETASLLEENDYLASRSLATVLFLALKLKRPLFLEGDAGVGKTEVAKVLAKALDRPLIRLQCYEGLDISSAVYEWNYPAQMLEIRLSEASGATDRGEMEAGIFSEKHLIRRPVLQAISAPAGRAPVFLIDELDRTDEAFEAFLLEVLSDFQVTIPEYGTIRAEEPPIVIITTNRTREVHDALKRRCLYHWVGYPDAKQELEIVSRKVPGCNDTLARQVVAYVQKLREVDLFKNPGVAETIDWATALTELDRVALDPETIADTLGTLLKYQDDIARIQGGEGTKILSEVKAELLAAG from the coding sequence ATGACCGGCATGACCGCGCGGCCGCTGCCGCAATCCATCGACGAGACCGCCAGCCTTCTGGAAGAGAACGACTACCTTGCCTCGCGTTCGCTGGCGACGGTGCTCTTCCTCGCGCTCAAGCTCAAGCGCCCGCTCTTCCTGGAGGGAGATGCCGGGGTCGGCAAGACGGAGGTCGCCAAGGTTCTGGCCAAGGCGCTCGATCGGCCGCTGATCCGCCTGCAATGCTATGAAGGTCTGGACATTTCGTCCGCCGTCTATGAGTGGAACTATCCCGCCCAGATGCTGGAAATCCGCCTCTCGGAAGCCTCGGGCGCGACGGATCGCGGCGAGATGGAAGCCGGCATATTCTCCGAAAAGCACCTGATCCGTCGTCCGGTCCTGCAGGCGATTTCCGCGCCCGCCGGCCGCGCACCCGTCTTCCTTATTGACGAACTCGACCGTACCGACGAAGCCTTCGAGGCCTTCCTGCTGGAAGTCCTCTCGGATTTCCAGGTCACGATCCCCGAATACGGCACGATCCGCGCCGAAGAGCCGCCGATCGTCATCATCACGACGAACCGCACCCGCGAAGTGCATGACGCGCTGAAGCGCCGCTGCCTCTATCACTGGGTCGGCTATCCGGATGCCAAGCAGGAGCTGGAAATCGTCTCCCGCAAGGTGCCGGGCTGCAACGACACGCTGGCGCGCCAGGTCGTGGCTTACGTGCAGAAGCTGCGCGAGGTCGATCTCTTCAAGAACCCCGGCGTTGCCGAAACCATCGACTGGGCAACGGCGCTGACGGAGCTCGACCGCGTGGCGCTCGACCCGGAAACGATTGCCGATACGCTCGGCACGCTTCTGAAGTATCAGGATGATATTGCGCGCATTCAGGGTGGCGAGGGCACGAAGATCCTCTCCGAGGTGAAGGCCGAACTTCTGGCCGCAGGCTGA
- a CDS encoding MFS transporter, PPP family, 3-phenylpropionic acid transporter, with product MTTVLSDAQFGQAPFYYRTRAAMTFCAPMITNALLMPYFPVWLQSLHLADWQIGLITGVPLIVRVIVAPVVAALSDRIGERATVLFWSGLTSFITCCALFYSVAFWPVLLIYGLLGAFYSPYSPVAESLMMTGARRWAFQYGHMRMWGSILFIVSTLAGGYLVGAHGASSVLPAITFGFLLTVLGGLIAPKTGVSRLKPITEPTMVPEERVFRKPDFLFVLIGVTLSGSSHAMLYTFSSLYWEQIGIPGSQIGLLWGAGVAAEVCVFLWSSWLLRRFSIWQLILAGTMMSIVRWAAFPLATDFYSFIPLQVLHAFTFATAHLGLQRLITQRVPGHQEATAEGLYFFYSNIFLAVSTFFCGFVFNRFGGVSFLFMCVLAIAGTLSVIAGWLSQPQRAGAGGRTNEAS from the coding sequence ATGACCACTGTTCTTTCGGACGCCCAGTTCGGGCAAGCGCCGTTCTATTACAGAACGCGGGCCGCAATGACGTTCTGCGCGCCCATGATCACCAATGCGCTTCTGATGCCCTATTTTCCAGTCTGGCTTCAGTCGCTGCATCTGGCGGACTGGCAGATCGGGCTGATCACCGGCGTGCCCCTGATCGTCCGCGTGATCGTCGCGCCCGTGGTGGCCGCGCTCTCCGACAGGATCGGGGAGCGGGCAACCGTCCTCTTCTGGTCGGGACTCACCTCGTTCATCACCTGTTGCGCCCTGTTCTATTCGGTGGCGTTCTGGCCGGTTCTGCTGATCTACGGCCTGCTGGGCGCATTTTATTCGCCCTATTCGCCGGTCGCCGAATCGCTGATGATGACGGGCGCGCGCCGCTGGGCCTTCCAGTACGGTCACATGCGGATGTGGGGCTCGATCCTTTTCATCGTCTCGACATTGGCCGGGGGCTATCTCGTCGGTGCACATGGGGCAAGCTCGGTGCTGCCTGCCATTACCTTCGGCTTCCTCCTGACGGTTCTCGGCGGCTTGATCGCACCGAAAACGGGTGTCAGCCGCCTGAAGCCGATTACGGAGCCGACAATGGTTCCTGAAGAGCGTGTTTTCCGCAAGCCGGACTTCCTCTTCGTCCTCATCGGCGTGACACTGTCCGGCTCCAGCCACGCCATGCTCTACACGTTCTCATCGCTTTACTGGGAGCAGATCGGGATCCCGGGATCGCAGATCGGTCTGCTTTGGGGCGCGGGCGTCGCCGCCGAAGTTTGCGTCTTCCTGTGGTCGAGCTGGCTGCTGCGCCGCTTCTCGATCTGGCAGCTCATCCTTGCCGGAACGATGATGTCGATCGTGCGCTGGGCCGCGTTCCCGCTAGCAACGGATTTCTATAGCTTCATTCCGTTGCAGGTCCTGCACGCCTTCACCTTCGCCACCGCGCATCTCGGGCTGCAGCGGCTGATCACACAGCGCGTGCCGGGCCATCAGGAGGCCACCGCGGAGGGGCTGTATTTCTTCTACAGCAACATCTTCCTGGCCGTTTCGACCTTCTTCTGCGGCTTCGTGTTCAACCGCTTCGGCGGCGTCAGCTTCCTGTTCATGTGCGTACTGGCCATTGCGGGCACGCTCTCGGTCATCGCCGGCTGGCTGTCTCAGCCCCAAAGAGCTGGCGCAGGTGGAAGGACGAACGAGGCGTCATAG
- a CDS encoding molybdenum cofactor cytidylyltransferase encodes MIFGAVPVAEAKACVLAHSVMFEGGRLPKGHVVTEADIVTLSAAGVASVIAARLEPGDIGEDEAASRIASALDANGLKASPAATGRVNFHAETNGLFRADRTLIDTFNAVHPALTLATLADRAPVRKGDLVATVKIIPLAVSAELAEQGRALLAAGSAVSVKPFATLTAGLVATVLPSLKPSVMDKTKRLTEDRLRPSGSRIAEEARCPHDAQAVAAHIADFASRYGLVIVFGASAMTDEGDVIPAAIRLAGGELAIAGMPVDPGNLLVLGYVHGVPVIGAPGCARSPKENGFDWILNRILAGERPTQKDAASLGVGGLLMEIPLRPLPREKATEEPHRPTVGIAVLAAGRASRMGGEKHKLLAEFSGEPLVRRSVAAAVSAGAEKVAVITGHRAEEIGEALAGLNVESIRNPDFASGMASSIRVGVEALRERDGIVIALADMPGVTADDYSKLIDAFRREGGNAIVRAVSAGKRGNPVILPKTLYPALLRLEGDVGARHIIEKSGLPVVDVEIGEAAHLDVDTIEAIEAAGGVLKG; translated from the coding sequence ATGATCTTCGGCGCTGTGCCGGTTGCCGAGGCGAAGGCCTGCGTGCTTGCCCATTCGGTGATGTTCGAGGGCGGCCGTCTGCCGAAAGGACATGTCGTAACGGAAGCGGATATCGTTACGTTAAGCGCTGCTGGCGTTGCGTCGGTGATCGCCGCGCGGCTGGAGCCGGGTGATATCGGCGAGGACGAGGCTGCTTCACGCATCGCGTCTGCGCTTGACGCCAATGGTCTCAAGGCCTCACCCGCGGCGACGGGCCGCGTCAACTTCCATGCCGAGACGAATGGCCTGTTCCGCGCCGACCGCACGCTCATCGATACCTTCAACGCCGTTCACCCCGCATTGACGCTGGCGACGCTGGCCGACCGCGCACCCGTTCGCAAGGGCGATCTGGTGGCGACCGTCAAGATCATTCCGCTCGCCGTTTCGGCTGAACTGGCGGAGCAGGGCCGAGCTCTGCTTGCGGCGGGCTCTGCCGTCTCGGTCAAGCCCTTTGCGACCCTTACGGCCGGTCTGGTCGCAACGGTGCTTCCCTCGTTGAAACCCTCCGTCATGGACAAGACGAAGCGCCTCACCGAGGACCGCCTCCGCCCGAGTGGCAGCCGCATTGCCGAGGAAGCCCGCTGTCCGCACGACGCACAGGCGGTTGCTGCCCATATCGCCGATTTCGCGAGCCGCTACGGCCTTGTCATCGTCTTTGGCGCTTCCGCCATGACCGATGAAGGGGATGTCATCCCCGCCGCCATTCGGTTGGCTGGCGGCGAGCTTGCCATTGCCGGAATGCCGGTCGACCCGGGCAATCTTCTGGTGCTCGGCTATGTCCACGGCGTTCCGGTCATCGGCGCCCCGGGCTGTGCCAGAAGCCCCAAGGAAAACGGTTTCGACTGGATCCTGAACCGCATCCTCGCCGGCGAACGGCCCACGCAAAAGGATGCCGCGAGCTTGGGCGTCGGAGGTCTTCTGATGGAAATTCCGCTGCGCCCGTTGCCGCGCGAAAAGGCGACGGAGGAGCCGCATCGCCCGACGGTCGGCATCGCCGTTCTCGCCGCCGGCCGCGCCAGCCGCATGGGCGGAGAAAAACACAAGCTGCTGGCCGAATTTTCCGGCGAGCCGCTGGTGCGCCGCAGCGTCGCGGCGGCAGTGTCTGCGGGTGCCGAAAAGGTCGCCGTTATCACAGGTCATCGAGCCGAGGAGATCGGGGAGGCGCTTGCCGGGCTCAACGTGGAAAGCATCCGCAATCCAGACTTTGCCAGCGGCATGGCCTCCTCGATCCGCGTCGGCGTCGAGGCGCTCCGGGAGAGGGACGGCATTGTCATTGCGCTCGCAGACATGCCGGGAGTCACCGCCGACGACTACAGCAAGCTGATCGACGCCTTCCGTCGCGAAGGTGGCAATGCCATCGTCCGCGCCGTGTCCGCCGGCAAGCGCGGTAACCCTGTGATCCTGCCGAAGACGCTCTACCCGGCGCTCCTGCGCCTTGAGGGCGATGTCGGTGCGCGGCATATCATCGAGAAAAGCGGCCTGCCGGTCGTGGATGTCGAAATCGGCGAGGCCGCCCATCTTGATGTGGATACCATTGAGGCGATCGAGGCGGCCGGCGGTGTGCTGAAGGGGTAG